In Streptomyces sannanensis, the DNA window GCTGGCCACGGCCATCGCGACCGCGGTCTGCAGCGCGCTGAGCTTCAGCGAGTCCAGCTCGACCGTGCCCGCCACATAGGTGCGGCCCGTCTCGTCCCGTACGGCCGCGCCCTCGGGCACGGCGTTACGGGCACGGGCGCTGCGGGCCAGCGTGATGATCTTGCGGTCCTCGGGGCCAAGCTCGGTGCTCTCGCTCATGCGCCGAGCATACGAACCCCCGAGGACCGAAAGCGGCCGGGGTCAGCCCTGGGCGCCCTTGACGAGCTTGTCGCCCGCGCGCT includes these proteins:
- a CDS encoding cytidine deaminase, producing the protein MSESTELGPEDRKIITLARSARARNAVPEGAAVRDETGRTYVAGTVELDSLKLSALQTAVAMAVASGAKSLEAAAVVAESEAVSDADRAAVRDLGGAETPVFLAGPDGELRLRIAAG